CCATCATTACTATAGTTGTCTTCTCTCCAATTTTTGCTTTGACTGGTGTAGAAGGAAGCATTTTTATTCCAATGGGATTGGGATATTTAGCAGCAGTAATTGCTTCTAGTTTGACAGCATTAACTGTAACTCCGGCTTTATGTGCAATTCTTTTGCCTCACGGACACCTACCAGAAACCGAACCTTGGGTAGCAAGATTTTTTAAGCGACTTTATCGTCCCCTGTTAACGTTTGCTCTACGATATTCTGGAATTATATTAGTTGTCGCTGCTGCCAGCCTCATAGCCGCAATGGTCATTGTTCCTTCCTTTGGAAGCGTGTTTTTACCAGAGTTTCAGGAGCAAACTTTGGTAAATAGTATGATTCTCTATCCGGGAGTTTCTTTAGAAGCGACCAATGCAGCAGGCGAAGCACTCCAAGCCGCACTTAAAGATGACAAGAGATTTCCATATGTACAGTTGCGTTCTGGACGTGCGCCAAGAGATGAGGAAGCAGCCGGGGTGAACTCAGGACACATTGATATTGAGTTAAGCGACGAAGGGATGAAAAACAGGGAGGCGACTATAGAAAAGCTGCGGTCGGAATTTGCCAAAATACCAGGGATTGCACCAAATATTGGTGGTTTTATTTCTCACAGGATGGATGAGGTATTGTCTGGGGTGAGGAGTGCGATCGCACTCAAGATTTTTGGACCAGACTTAGAACAACTCCGTACCATTGGGAATCAAGTAAATGAGGTGATGAAAACCGTTGAGGGAATTGTTGATTTGCAACTTGAACCTCAAGTTCCAGTAGAACAGATACAAATTAAATTTAACCGAGGAACCGCTTCTCAATATGGTTTAACAGTCGGAAAACTTTCTGAAATTATTGAAACTGCCTTCAATGGACGTGTGGTGTCCCAAGTTTTGGAGAAACAACAAACCTTTGATTTAATAGTATGGTTAAAACCAGATGCACGGCAAAATTTAGAGACCATTGGTAATTTGTTAGTTGATACGAATGGCGGTAATAAAATTCCTTTAGCACAAGTTGCCGCAATTAACAATGGTACTGGTCCCAACACTATTAACCGTGAAAATGTTTCTCGTTTGATTGTTGTTTCTGCAAATGCCAGTGGTAGAGATTTAAGTTCTGTTGTCAATGAAATTCAAACCAAAATTCAGCAACAAGTACATCCGCCCTCTGGTTACTATATTCAGTACGCAGGTCAATTCGAGGCGCAAGAAAGAGCAACTCAAAATATCTTAATTTTCAGTGCCATAGCCTTTGTCCTCATTACGGTAATCATGTACCTTTCAGTCAAATCTATTCCCTCGACCGCCATGATTATGATTAATTTGCCTTTGGCATTAGTGGGGGGGATATTTTCGGTAGCTTTGACTGGAGGCATCATTTCCATTGCGTCTTTGGTTGGTTTTGTAACTTTATTTGGAGTTGCTACTCGTAACGGTTTGCTGTTGGTGGATAATTACAACACGAAATTTACTGAAGGAATGCCTTTTAAAGAAGTTTTGATGAAAGGTTCGATGGAACGTCTTAACGCCATCTTGATGACAGCTTTTACCTCCGCTTTAGGATTAGCACCCTTGGTCGTTGAAGGTGGTGCTGGAAAGGAAATTCTACAACCTCTTTCAATAGTCGTGTTAGGTGGGTTGTTTACTTC
This portion of the Brasilonema sennae CENA114 genome encodes:
- a CDS encoding efflux RND transporter permease subunit produces the protein MLSGIIKWAIARRWLVILGAIVATLWIFQTIIQMPLDVFPSFAPPQVEIQTEAPGLAPEEVESLVTLPIESAINGTPGVTTVRSSSASGISVVRVIFNWGTNTYQARQLVTERLQQAQSKLPEGVETPQVSPTSSPIGTVLQYAFTSQTTSLMEVRRIVDWQVTNRLLAVPGVSQVVAYGGDIRQYQVLVDPEKLNAFNVTLEDVAEAAKAANVNAPGGYLITPDRERLIRGVGRIESIEELQQSVITARNGTPVKLLDVADVQIGAAIKRGDGSFNGKKAIIVLINKQPQADTPTVTRGLEAAIEEIKPGLPKDIKVTATFRQENYIDSSIENVREALVEGSIIVALILIPFLMNWRNLAVCLTALPLSLLVGVMLLNWLGQGLNTMTLGGLAVAIGSAVDDAIVDAENVYRCLRENKHSLNPRPVLDVVFDGCQEVRDSVFGATIITIVVFSPIFALTGVEGSIFIPMGLGYLAAVIASSLTALTVTPALCAILLPHGHLPETEPWVARFFKRLYRPLLTFALRYSGIILVVAAASLIAAMVIVPSFGSVFLPEFQEQTLVNSMILYPGVSLEATNAAGEALQAALKDDKRFPYVQLRSGRAPRDEEAAGVNSGHIDIELSDEGMKNREATIEKLRSEFAKIPGIAPNIGGFISHRMDEVLSGVRSAIALKIFGPDLEQLRTIGNQVNEVMKTVEGIVDLQLEPQVPVEQIQIKFNRGTASQYGLTVGKLSEIIETAFNGRVVSQVLEKQQTFDLIVWLKPDARQNLETIGNLLVDTNGGNKIPLAQVAAINNGTGPNTINRENVSRLIVVSANASGRDLSSVVNEIQTKIQQQVHPPSGYYIQYAGQFEAQERATQNILIFSAIAFVLITVIMYLSVKSIPSTAMIMINLPLALVGGIFSVALTGGIISIASLVGFVTLFGVATRNGLLLVDNYNTKFTEGMPFKEVLMKGSMERLNAILMTAFTSALGLAPLVVEGGAGKEILQPLSIVVLGGLFTSTALTLVVLPALYAKFGSFLMPKRTVSSVENGKAVQAVFER